One window from the genome of Bdellovibrionales bacterium encodes:
- the ndk gene encoding nucleoside-diphosphate kinase, protein MAVEQTFSIIKPNAMKKNAIGDIVSMFEANGLKIAAAKIQILSKSKAEEFYAEHKARPFFGELVSFMTSGPVMLMCLQGEGAVLKNREIMGATDPKKANAGTVRAKFGDNVGENAVHGSDSAESAARELALFFEKQEICNV, encoded by the coding sequence ATGGCTGTTGAGCAAACATTCTCAATCATTAAACCAAACGCAATGAAGAAAAACGCTATCGGCGATATCGTTAGCATGTTCGAAGCAAACGGTTTGAAAATCGCTGCTGCGAAAATCCAAATCTTGTCAAAATCTAAAGCTGAAGAGTTCTACGCTGAACACAAAGCTCGTCCTTTCTTCGGTGAATTGGTTAGCTTCATGACTTCTGGCCCTGTAATGCTTATGTGCTTGCAAGGTGAAGGCGCAGTTTTGAAAAACCGCGAAATCATGGGTGCAACTGATCCTAAAAAAGCTAACGCTGGCACAGTTCGCGCTAAGTTCGGTGACAACGTTGGTGAAAACGCTGTTCACGGTTCTGACTCTGCTGAGTCTGCAGCTCGTGAGCTTGCTTTGTTCTTCGAAAAACAAGAAATCTGCAACGTATAG
- a CDS encoding DUF2844 domain-containing protein, producing MKTLAVVCTGIIVSLLPGFSMATLGEQVSSSAKNLSSLKVAVSAKLSTEKYSVREYEDGGNTVREYADSSGLVFAVGWNGVSQPDLQALFGSYYQEYLDGLKTVPKQYGVKNISLKTTKMSIRRGGRMRDLRGFACVPSLVPEGVNVEELK from the coding sequence ATGAAAACACTCGCCGTCGTATGTACAGGAATTATTGTTTCTCTATTGCCAGGTTTTTCCATGGCGACACTCGGCGAACAGGTCAGCTCCTCAGCCAAAAATCTATCTTCTTTAAAAGTCGCCGTTTCAGCAAAACTCTCTACTGAAAAGTACTCGGTTCGTGAGTACGAAGATGGAGGTAATACTGTCAGGGAGTATGCAGACTCTTCAGGTCTTGTCTTCGCAGTTGGCTGGAATGGAGTTTCCCAACCTGATCTCCAAGCTCTTTTCGGGTCTTATTATCAAGAATATCTTGATGGTTTGAAAACTGTCCCGAAACAGTATGGTGTTAAAAACATTTCCTTAAAAACCACCAAGATGTCCATCCGTCGAGGTGGTCGTATGCGCGATTTGCGCGGTTTTGCTTGCGTTCCATCACTCGTTCCCGAAGGAGTGAACGTCGAGGAGCTAAAATGA
- a CDS encoding class I SAM-dependent RNA methyltransferase, translating to MSSRGQQITVTIEKLAIGGSGIARHDGFVVFVPDAAPGDELLVEITLKKKNFAEAQIVQVLKPGPSRRTPPCPIADRCGGCNWQHLEESEQRQQKQIMVQEILKKFLPGHDFNYLPIQKSPSLRYRNRIQPKYHRGKFGFFARRSHEIVEAPDCPITEEKITNEFARIKSEMDKKYANSKDIQRLEIYLDQYEKPQWLLMGEEKEGVGFSQVNRFQNEDLLRTALDWSRGPQYERIFDLYAGSGNFTFPLAAQYPNLPVTAAELDSKLVQRAKDKIQKDDSLNKRVLFYLSDVESFMKKTKFQPKDLVLLDPPRAGADEAVMQALARAGVERIIYISCHPASLARDLKYFFATQEQTSSSRKLKLRRVQCFEMFPQTDHVETIAELAVDTL from the coding sequence ATGTCGTCACGGGGACAACAGATCACTGTCACGATAGAAAAACTGGCCATCGGCGGTTCGGGCATTGCCCGCCACGATGGCTTTGTTGTTTTTGTGCCTGACGCCGCCCCCGGCGATGAACTTCTCGTTGAAATCACCCTGAAGAAGAAAAACTTCGCTGAAGCTCAAATCGTTCAGGTTTTAAAACCCGGTCCTTCACGCAGAACTCCTCCTTGCCCGATCGCAGATCGTTGCGGTGGATGTAACTGGCAACACCTTGAAGAGTCCGAACAGCGTCAGCAAAAACAAATCATGGTCCAAGAGATTTTAAAAAAATTTTTACCGGGCCACGATTTCAATTACCTCCCGATTCAGAAAAGTCCTTCACTCCGTTATCGCAATCGTATTCAGCCGAAATACCATCGTGGTAAATTCGGTTTCTTCGCAAGAAGAAGCCACGAAATCGTCGAGGCCCCAGATTGCCCCATCACTGAAGAGAAGATCACCAACGAGTTTGCCCGTATTAAATCTGAAATGGATAAGAAGTACGCGAACTCCAAAGATATTCAGCGTCTTGAAATTTATTTGGATCAGTACGAGAAGCCTCAGTGGCTTTTAATGGGCGAAGAAAAAGAAGGTGTTGGCTTCTCACAAGTAAATCGTTTTCAAAATGAAGACCTCTTGCGAACGGCGCTCGACTGGAGTCGAGGCCCTCAATATGAACGTATTTTTGATCTTTATGCTGGCAGCGGAAATTTTACTTTCCCCCTCGCTGCTCAATATCCGAATCTTCCGGTCACCGCTGCGGAACTAGACTCCAAGCTGGTTCAACGAGCGAAAGATAAAATTCAAAAGGACGACTCTCTCAATAAACGAGTGCTGTTCTATTTGTCTGATGTCGAATCGTTCATGAAGAAAACAAAGTTCCAGCCGAAGGACCTGGTTTTGTTAGATCCTCCTCGTGCGGGAGCGGATGAAGCCGTTATGCAAGCGCTTGCACGCGCCGGTGTAGAGCGAATTATCTATATTAGTTGTCATCCGGCCTCCCTTGCGCGCGATTTGAAGTATTTTTTCGCCACTCAAGAACAAACGTCTAGCTCACGCAAACTCAAATTGCGCCGAGTCCAATGCTTCGAAATGTTTCCGC
- a CDS encoding VCBS repeat-containing protein gives MSKVIKFFVSLAVLSLFSFYSYGFDSVYLKGEYTSNQMGAASYSVPLEIPKGAGGFQPSLVLSYSSQGINGLMGMGWSISGQSSISRCSATLAQDGFQAGITLSANDRFCLDGAKLLAISGTYGANGTEYRTENEDFSRIYSYGTSGTGPNYFVVYSKNGKKFTYGNTLDSKIKAQTNPNVVIWALDSATDINGNYYTIQYQNDPTNGQYYPLEISYTGNVNNAVSPSNSVKFFYESRPDLSPVYRGSINLSSLVRLKNIKTYANSVQVYNYQFGYQQSAQTGRSLLMSINVSSADGTKSLLPTSFNWNGPGATYSSTVTLPVQTMGSGASVPVNYIGGVGSGNSGSGIYNNSNSEWLSGDFNGDGISDFIQPTPNATSVPVCFSTFGGGAFNCTNYALSTALSTGDFITGDFDGDGKTDFAQVNSGVNTMTVCYSVGDGNFSCVQKTMPGLAPIASGLTIKWQGRGSPNVSYRFFSADFNGDGRADTFELATNGANPEVCLSNGRAVDNNCYSLSMPDFSPVNVIVGDFDGDGRTDIAYAIENPAWTGLPGNPNAPMLEGKIKVCYSDGGGAFTCETKDTLMGSHGKTCDFRNVCLGPYFAGDFNGDGISDIAEFGSDGTIAINFAAGRGLAFSSVQNPIANMSGWKSSPLLVSDLNGDGKNDIITKDGTATEICYSRGTGVFDCTNGPTISETNILFGNFTGDATTSILGGEITNSDAKVYVNPTTIPDLMTSISTGIGGNYNIIYQPLTNPAVHTRSATSVYPIQDVQFPFWVTSVEKEDDGNGGQREKSYQYFGAKTDLTGRGFLGFAEVDQNDLTANRYSKLKLTQLFPLTGQVFEFAKYAYNAALSKFVMASQTLSNYGAKKIDGTRYIPLLLTRQDLSYDINSEQLISNVGLYRKYDSYGNLVYEANVTNDGYITQKNFEISNFTGSPIASQANWYIGRVGKISQKNIMPDGSNTTRTKAYTYDSKHRLLQERLEPNNSTTYVATNYTYDVFGNMLTRSISGSNLPARTETFVFDSVGVYPIVKSNSYYHTRNFTYDSRFGLPNKIIDENNLSTFLVYDVLGRKIKETTPDGIQTNFGYEVCNTTVCSPNLSFFTTMSRRGSPSKYLYFDHLGRDAVTQTGGFNGQWIYSYKQYNQIGNLQSQSRNSNGQSNYKTEFLYDPLDRVVSETSPDGSQKRITYTGLTTVIKNNKGQLRTTIRNSVGQVISIKDDSNKITSYKYDPFGNLVKTIDPAGNQISTTYDVLGYKTSKTDTNSGTTNFVHNAIGELISITDARGGAISTTFDNLGRVKIRTTSEGTSTWVYDSSANGIGKIASVSRDNGYSKIYSYDSLGRPTSTQITMDTNYNFSVSYNADGKVGQVNYPTGFAVKYKYDVNGFMTEVDNAATNTLLWKVTEVNADNDPIKEVFGNNIQTEKSYYAETGLLKSVIATPSSGSEVQNLSLSYDKLGNLTSRAELYNQSTGATITENFDYDGLNRLVSVSGPNSKSFSYDDIGNIVSKSDVGTYTYGNGSAGHPINGVASVVGATSSSYTYDASGNMLTGNGRTISWSTFNKPLTISNASNTINFYYDTDLERFKEVASTCRDHNGTVSSTCIKYVINPGFGTGFQFEKEINGSITTYRNYLYAGQANNFGVYTTTSDGQTSTRYFHKDHLSSVTLVTNESGAVSERFSYDAFGKRRNLDGSDDPYNALRSLVTHQGFTLHEHLDDGGLGLVHMNGRVYDPQLGRFMSVDAVVSDLTNIQTANGFSYVSNNPLTLTDPSGYWSLGSIISDTVNGIGDFLSHNVGNIAAAIHDTIKWYSENAQTIIVTNIAIGAAILTFGYAAPYLAGSLGTIGAGVAAGAAAGAVAGAIYSTLTTGFSWAAVAKGALFGAAIGGSIGGWQAAGGFSGLMPGISSVGGSAAVEGTVTWLNGNRSWEAFTQGIEVYFRYPETALATYIGGMIAGPLTDAIDSKLGDIGFKLIDVQGLNSWIGGFMLAHTIDKKVSKHRASTDEKNFFGLFYFILPPVLGMPSE, from the coding sequence ATGTCGAAAGTTATTAAGTTTTTTGTATCTTTAGCAGTTTTATCACTTTTTTCTTTTTATTCTTATGGCTTTGATTCGGTTTACTTAAAAGGTGAATATACTTCTAACCAAATGGGTGCGGCTTCTTACTCAGTGCCGTTAGAAATTCCGAAAGGTGCAGGAGGTTTTCAACCGTCATTAGTGTTGTCGTATTCGAGCCAAGGGATTAATGGCTTGATGGGAATGGGTTGGTCTATTTCTGGGCAGTCATCAATCTCGCGCTGTTCTGCCACATTAGCTCAAGATGGTTTTCAAGCAGGAATCACTTTAAGTGCAAATGACCGATTTTGTCTCGATGGAGCAAAACTACTAGCTATTAGCGGTACGTATGGTGCGAATGGAACAGAATACAGAACAGAAAACGAAGATTTTAGTAGAATATATTCTTACGGAACTAGCGGCACAGGCCCAAATTATTTTGTTGTGTATTCAAAGAACGGAAAGAAATTCACTTACGGCAATACCCTAGATTCTAAAATTAAGGCGCAGACGAATCCCAATGTTGTAATTTGGGCGCTCGATTCAGCGACGGATATCAATGGTAACTATTATACCATTCAATATCAAAACGATCCTACAAACGGTCAATACTATCCGCTAGAAATTTCTTATACTGGTAATGTTAATAACGCTGTCTCTCCGTCAAATTCTGTAAAATTCTTTTACGAGAGTCGTCCCGATTTGTCGCCAGTTTATCGTGGCAGTATTAACTTAAGCAGTCTCGTGCGCTTAAAAAATATCAAGACGTATGCAAACTCGGTTCAAGTTTACAACTATCAATTCGGGTATCAACAAAGCGCTCAAACCGGCAGATCGCTATTGATGAGTATTAACGTAAGTAGTGCTGATGGTACAAAATCACTCTTGCCGACTTCATTTAATTGGAATGGACCAGGGGCCACTTATAGTTCAACAGTTACTCTTCCAGTGCAAACAATGGGAAGCGGAGCTTCAGTTCCGGTAAATTATATTGGTGGAGTTGGTTCGGGGAACAGCGGGTCTGGTATCTACAACAACAGTAACTCGGAATGGTTGTCTGGGGACTTTAATGGCGATGGCATTTCTGACTTTATTCAGCCCACGCCAAATGCGACATCAGTACCAGTATGTTTTTCTACTTTTGGTGGAGGCGCCTTTAATTGTACTAACTATGCTCTCTCTACGGCCTTATCTACTGGTGACTTTATCACAGGTGATTTTGATGGAGATGGAAAGACAGATTTTGCTCAGGTAAATAGTGGCGTTAACACAATGACCGTCTGCTATTCAGTCGGCGATGGTAATTTCTCTTGCGTTCAGAAAACTATGCCAGGCCTAGCTCCAATCGCCTCAGGTCTGACTATTAAATGGCAGGGGAGGGGCAGTCCAAATGTTTCTTATCGCTTTTTTAGTGCAGATTTCAACGGAGATGGGCGAGCAGATACATTTGAGTTAGCCACCAATGGTGCAAACCCAGAGGTTTGCTTATCAAATGGAAGAGCAGTTGATAATAATTGCTACAGCCTTAGTATGCCTGATTTTAGTCCCGTCAATGTTATAGTTGGTGATTTCGATGGAGATGGACGAACAGATATTGCATACGCTATAGAAAATCCCGCTTGGACGGGACTGCCTGGAAATCCAAATGCTCCGATGTTAGAAGGAAAAATTAAAGTCTGCTATTCAGACGGCGGCGGAGCTTTTACTTGTGAAACCAAAGATACTCTAATGGGATCTCATGGGAAAACTTGTGATTTTAGGAATGTATGTTTGGGACCTTATTTTGCTGGTGACTTTAACGGTGATGGCATCAGTGATATTGCCGAATTCGGCTCTGATGGTACCATTGCGATTAACTTTGCTGCTGGAAGAGGTTTAGCTTTCTCGAGTGTTCAAAATCCAATTGCAAATATGAGCGGGTGGAAAAGTTCTCCACTGTTGGTTTCGGACCTAAATGGCGATGGAAAAAATGACATCATTACTAAAGATGGCACTGCGACAGAAATATGTTATTCACGAGGAACAGGGGTTTTTGATTGCACTAACGGTCCAACTATTTCTGAAACGAATATTCTATTCGGCAATTTCACTGGCGATGCGACAACGTCTATTTTAGGAGGTGAGATTACCAACTCAGATGCAAAAGTGTATGTTAACCCCACAACAATTCCAGATCTAATGACCTCTATTTCAACGGGAATTGGAGGTAATTATAACATCATATATCAGCCACTGACTAATCCGGCTGTTCATACAAGGTCCGCTACTTCGGTTTACCCAATACAAGATGTTCAATTTCCTTTTTGGGTTACCTCTGTAGAAAAAGAAGATGATGGCAACGGTGGCCAGAGAGAAAAGTCGTATCAGTATTTTGGAGCAAAAACTGATTTGACTGGGAGAGGATTTCTTGGATTTGCGGAAGTTGATCAAAATGACTTAACCGCGAATAGATACTCAAAATTAAAACTAACACAACTTTTTCCTCTCACTGGTCAAGTTTTTGAATTTGCAAAGTATGCTTATAATGCGGCCTTATCAAAGTTCGTCATGGCAAGCCAGACTCTTTCTAACTATGGTGCCAAAAAAATTGATGGAACTCGCTATATTCCATTACTTCTAACTCGTCAGGATCTTTCTTATGATATTAATTCTGAGCAATTAATATCAAATGTAGGTTTGTATAGGAAATATGATTCTTATGGAAATTTAGTGTATGAAGCAAACGTAACTAATGATGGATACATAACTCAAAAGAATTTTGAAATTTCAAATTTCACAGGATCACCGATTGCAAGTCAGGCTAATTGGTACATCGGGCGAGTAGGCAAAATATCTCAAAAAAACATTATGCCGGATGGATCGAATACAACTCGAACTAAAGCATATACTTACGATTCAAAACACCGGCTGTTGCAAGAGCGATTAGAACCCAATAACAGTACCACATACGTAGCGACAAATTATACGTATGATGTATTTGGTAATATGCTTACAAGAAGCATTTCAGGTTCAAATCTGCCCGCGAGAACAGAAACATTTGTATTTGACTCTGTTGGAGTATATCCGATTGTCAAAAGCAATTCATATTACCATACTAGAAACTTTACTTACGATAGTAGATTTGGTCTTCCGAACAAAATTATAGACGAGAATAATCTTAGCACCTTTTTGGTCTATGATGTTTTAGGAAGAAAAATAAAGGAGACAACGCCAGACGGAATACAGACAAACTTTGGATATGAAGTTTGTAACACGACCGTGTGCAGTCCTAACCTTAGTTTTTTCACCACCATGAGCAGACGAGGATCCCCATCAAAATATTTATACTTTGACCACCTTGGAAGAGATGCTGTTACTCAAACAGGTGGATTTAACGGCCAATGGATTTATAGCTACAAACAATATAACCAAATCGGAAATCTTCAATCACAATCCAGAAACTCAAATGGACAGTCTAATTATAAGACTGAATTTCTATATGACCCTTTAGATAGAGTGGTTTCCGAAACTTCACCAGACGGTAGCCAGAAGCGAATTACCTATACAGGGTTGACTACAGTTATAAAAAATAACAAGGGGCAATTACGGACGACTATTAGAAATAGTGTAGGGCAAGTAATCTCAATTAAAGATGATTCTAATAAGATCACTTCTTACAAATATGATCCATTTGGAAACCTAGTTAAAACGATTGATCCCGCTGGCAATCAGATTTCTACAACATACGATGTTCTAGGATATAAAACGAGCAAAACTGATACTAATTCGGGGACAACAAACTTCGTACATAATGCCATTGGGGAATTAATCTCTATAACCGATGCAAGGGGTGGAGCAATATCAACGACGTTTGACAATCTTGGACGGGTTAAAATTCGGACAACATCAGAAGGCACCAGCACGTGGGTTTATGATTCTTCGGCGAATGGTATCGGGAAGATTGCAAGTGTTAGCCGAGATAACGGTTATAGCAAAATATATAGTTATGATTCTTTAGGAAGACCTACGAGTACACAAATTACCATGGATACAAACTATAACTTTTCAGTTAGCTACAATGCCGACGGAAAAGTTGGACAGGTAAATTATCCAACGGGATTCGCAGTAAAATACAAATACGATGTAAATGGTTTTATGACTGAGGTAGATAATGCGGCGACGAACACTCTCTTATGGAAGGTAACAGAAGTAAACGCAGACAATGATCCCATAAAAGAAGTCTTTGGTAACAACATTCAAACTGAAAAATCATATTACGCAGAGACCGGTCTTCTGAAGTCGGTGATTGCGACACCTAGTTCAGGTAGTGAAGTTCAAAACTTAAGTCTTTCCTATGATAAATTAGGTAACTTAACTAGTCGAGCAGAGCTCTACAATCAAAGTACAGGAGCAACGATTACTGAAAACTTTGACTATGATGGGCTAAACAGATTGGTTTCAGTAAGCGGTCCAAATTCAAAGTCATTTTCTTATGATGACATAGGGAATATTGTTAGCAAATCAGATGTTGGAACATACACTTATGGCAATGGATCTGCTGGCCATCCAATTAATGGGGTTGCTTCTGTAGTAGGCGCCACAAGCTCGAGTTATACCTACGATGCTAGTGGAAATATGTTAACTGGTAATGGACGTACAATCTCCTGGTCTACATTTAATAAGCCGCTAACTATTTCGAATGCTAGTAATACTATTAATTTTTACTATGATACAGATTTAGAAAGATTTAAAGAAGTAGCATCCACATGTCGTGACCACAATGGCACTGTCAGTAGCACTTGCATCAAGTATGTAATTAACCCGGGTTTTGGGACCGGATTTCAGTTTGAAAAAGAAATCAATGGTTCGATTACGACTTATAGAAATTATTTGTATGCAGGACAGGCAAACAATTTTGGTGTGTATACGACTACAAGTGATGGCCAAACTTCCACGCGGTATTTTCATAAAGACCATTTGTCATCAGTAACTTTAGTTACTAATGAATCAGGCGCAGTATCAGAACGCTTTTCTTATGATGCTTTTGGTAAAAGACGTAATTTAGATGGTAGTGATGATCCGTATAATGCCTTAAGAAGTTTAGTGACCCATCAAGGTTTTACACTTCATGAGCATCTTGATGATGGTGGTCTTGGGCTTGTTCATATGAATGGGCGAGTTTACGACCCACAACTAGGAAGATTTATGTCAGTGGATGCTGTAGTATCCGATTTAACAAATATTCAAACTGCGAATGGATTTTCATACGTGAGTAATAATCCATTAACATTAACGGATCCTTCTGGATATTGGTCTTTAGGAAGTATAATTAGTGACACAGTTAACGGCATTGGCGACTTTTTAAGTCATAATGTAGGCAATATAGCGGCGGCTATTCACGACACGATTAAATGGTATTCTGAAAATGCACAGACCATCATTGTGACAAACATCGCAATTGGCGCAGCTATATTGACATTTGGATATGCAGCTCCTTATTTAGCCGGATCTCTTGGAACGATAGGGGCTGGAGTTGCGGCTGGTGCGGCAGCAGGCGCCGTTGCAGGTGCTATTTATTCCACTTTAACCACAGGATTTAGCTGGGCAGCAGTTGCAAAAGGGGCACTTTTCGGTGCAGCAATTGGAGGCTCGATAGGTGGCTGGCAAGCTGCTGGAGGTTTTAGTGGATTAATGCCAGGGATAAGCAGCGTAGGTGGATCTGCAGCTGTAGAGGGGACAGTGACATGGTTGAATGGTAATAGGTCATGGGAAGCCTTTACACAAGGTATTGAGGTCTATTTTAGGTATCCTGAAACGGCGTTAGCTACATATATCGGTGGAATGATCGCTGGCCCCCTTACTGATGCTATAGATAGCAAGTTAGGTGATATAGGATTTAAGCTTATTGATGTACAGGGCCTTAACTCGTGGATTGGTGGATTTATGTTGGCCCACACTATAGATAAAAAAGTATCCAAACATAGGGCTTCTACAGATGAGAAGAACTTTTTTGGTCTATTTTATTTTATTCTTCCCCCCGTGCTCGGAATGCCGTCAGAGTAA
- a CDS encoding DUF3443 family protein, producing MSKWRALLLTTLSVVSIFAYNNCSNKGFDISESLVTIASNASGPLTIVGNEANVMKLTISCNYINQPCVSVTICEPGTSNCQTIDKILIDTGSFGLRVFSSLVSVNLTQRTINGGNLTECVRYADNSSNWGPIKTADVVLGSLKASSIPIQIIDASYATVPTECGTPDSSPTAAGYNGILGVGIFTEDCGIGCANTTNNRVYYACSGSTCGYTAVPVAQQVSNPISFLPSDNNGVIFQLPSIPSAGSTTASGYVILGIGTRSNNTPTSANVFKADGNGYFKTTFNGTTLVQSFIDSGSNGLFFPGPANLPSCSSGSGASGFYCPTTTTTYTAYQSGSGSNTQVAVSFEIQNAAYAVTTSPNFMFNNIGGSAGDMTSSYDWGLPFYFGRTIFHGIDGKSSPLGTGPYWAW from the coding sequence ATGAGTAAATGGCGCGCACTTCTTCTAACGACGCTGAGTGTAGTATCGATCTTTGCATATAATAACTGTTCTAATAAAGGTTTCGATATCAGCGAGTCATTAGTCACTATTGCGAGCAACGCAAGCGGCCCTCTTACTATCGTTGGCAACGAAGCCAATGTTATGAAGCTCACGATTAGCTGCAATTATATCAATCAGCCCTGCGTGAGCGTGACGATCTGTGAGCCGGGCACTTCCAATTGCCAAACAATCGACAAGATTCTTATTGATACTGGTAGCTTTGGGCTACGTGTATTCTCGAGTCTTGTATCTGTGAATCTCACACAACGAACTATCAACGGTGGCAATCTCACTGAGTGCGTTAGATATGCAGATAATAGTTCGAACTGGGGGCCAATTAAAACTGCAGATGTGGTCTTAGGATCGCTGAAGGCTTCTAGCATTCCAATCCAAATAATAGATGCAAGCTATGCAACCGTTCCTACGGAATGTGGTACTCCGGATTCTAGCCCAACTGCAGCAGGTTATAATGGAATTCTGGGCGTTGGAATTTTTACCGAAGATTGCGGTATCGGATGCGCCAATACTACCAACAACAGAGTATATTATGCTTGTAGTGGTAGCACATGCGGATACACCGCTGTGCCTGTTGCTCAACAAGTTTCAAATCCAATTTCCTTCCTACCAAGCGACAATAACGGTGTGATCTTCCAACTGCCATCAATTCCGTCGGCAGGATCAACCACCGCTTCGGGATATGTGATTCTGGGAATTGGAACTCGTTCCAATAATACTCCAACAAGTGCTAACGTATTCAAAGCAGATGGAAACGGCTACTTTAAAACGACCTTTAATGGCACGACACTCGTCCAATCGTTCATCGATAGCGGTTCAAATGGGCTCTTCTTCCCAGGTCCTGCTAATTTGCCTTCTTGTAGTTCGGGGAGTGGTGCATCTGGTTTCTATTGCCCAACGACAACAACAACCTATACTGCTTACCAATCTGGATCCGGCAGTAATACACAAGTCGCCGTTTCATTTGAAATTCAAAATGCCGCTTACGCTGTCACAACGAGCCCGAACTTTATGTTTAATAATATCGGCGGCAGCGCCGGTGATATGACGTCGTCCTACGACTGGGGCTTGCCATTCTACTTCGGGCGAACCATCTTCCACGGTATCGACGGAAAATCTTCGCCACTCGGTACTGGTCCATACTGGGCGTGGTAA
- a CDS encoding DUF1254 domain-containing protein: MKSSLSSLIVAALATAIFAAGGCSSKPKVAKNPDDIRQMAKEAYIYGYPLVLMDASKDVGTGVASPSTERSGAKAPINQFAHFRESPDDTFTDVVSPNVDTLYSMAWLDLSKEPQVLSIPDSNKRYFLVPMLDAYTNVFFSPGSRTTGTGEQNYVIVGPSWKGELPKELKRVDAPTNMVWVMARMAYNGKADIKNVQAWQDNLSLRPLSYLGKDYRPPTVEVSPNVDTRTAPAKQVANMSGAAFFSRMAELFKTNPPAAADGDTLRRFAGLGIIPGKTYDPSALSEEGRRALEEGARQGMAEIVAEGRDMNGIEKKDGWAYSRHVGLYGTDYKHRAVIAMFGLGANLDADALYPRATTDANGNPLTGKNNYRIHLTKENLPPVSGFWSLTAYTPHQSLVKNPINRFAINGHDKLKYNADGSLDLYIQNKSPGKAKEANWLPAPKDQFSLIARLYWPKETALNGTWKMPGIEKVSPAPRVGRTALLDQQ; encoded by the coding sequence ATGAAATCATCTTTGAGTTCTCTGATAGTCGCGGCTTTAGCCACGGCGATTTTTGCAGCCGGCGGTTGCTCTTCGAAACCCAAAGTTGCCAAAAACCCGGATGATATCCGGCAAATGGCGAAAGAAGCCTATATCTATGGCTACCCACTCGTTTTGATGGATGCTTCTAAGGATGTAGGAACCGGGGTTGCGAGCCCATCCACGGAGCGCTCTGGAGCTAAAGCTCCGATCAACCAGTTTGCTCACTTCAGGGAGTCGCCTGACGACACGTTTACAGACGTTGTTTCTCCGAATGTGGATACGCTCTATTCCATGGCTTGGTTAGATCTTTCTAAAGAGCCTCAGGTCCTTTCGATTCCAGATTCTAATAAAAGGTATTTCCTTGTGCCGATGCTGGATGCTTACACGAATGTCTTTTTCTCTCCGGGTTCAAGAACCACTGGAACGGGAGAGCAAAACTACGTGATCGTGGGTCCTTCATGGAAGGGTGAGCTTCCTAAAGAGTTAAAACGCGTCGATGCACCAACGAATATGGTGTGGGTGATGGCGCGAATGGCTTATAACGGAAAAGCTGACATAAAGAATGTTCAAGCATGGCAGGATAATCTTTCCCTGCGACCGCTCAGTTATTTGGGAAAAGACTATCGTCCGCCAACAGTGGAGGTTTCTCCGAATGTGGATACGAGAACAGCCCCTGCAAAACAGGTTGCTAACATGAGTGGAGCGGCATTCTTCTCGAGAATGGCCGAGCTCTTTAAAACAAATCCACCGGCAGCTGCTGATGGCGACACTTTGAGAAGATTTGCTGGCCTAGGAATTATTCCAGGCAAAACCTACGACCCAAGCGCGCTTTCTGAAGAGGGACGTCGCGCACTGGAAGAAGGTGCTCGTCAAGGGATGGCAGAGATCGTGGCCGAAGGCCGTGATATGAACGGCATCGAAAAGAAAGATGGCTGGGCGTACTCTCGCCATGTTGGTTTGTATGGAACGGACTACAAACATCGTGCAGTTATTGCGATGTTTGGGTTGGGCGCGAACTTAGATGCTGACGCCCTTTATCCGCGTGCGACGACAGATGCGAATGGCAATCCGCTCACCGGAAAAAACAATTACAGAATTCACCTCACGAAGGAAAATCTACCTCCAGTGAGTGGCTTCTGGTCGTTGACGGCGTATACACCTCATCAAAGCCTAGTGAAGAATCCCATCAATCGCTTTGCGATCAATGGCCATGACAAACTGAAATACAATGCCGACGGGTCCCTGGATTTGTATATTCAAAACAAATCACCAGGCAAAGCGAAAGAGGCCAACTGGCTCCCAGCCCCGAAAGATCAATTCAGTCTGATTGCGCGTCTGTATTGGCCAAAAGAAACGGCCTTAAACGGCACATGGAAGATGCCGGGCATTGAAAAGGTTAGCCCCGCACCACGAGTGGGTAGAACAGCCTTGTTAGATCAGCAGTAA